From Candidatus Dadabacteria bacterium, a single genomic window includes:
- a CDS encoding 1-deoxy-D-xylulose-5-phosphate reductoisomerase, with protein MKKISILGSTGSIGSQTLEIVRRFPERFEVTGLCAGKNIDLLAEQITEFAPKIVSVTRKDDSERLRKIAGPKTQIYYGDEGNIAVATEGDCDLVISSMVGFPGLLPTLSAIRAGRNVGIANKESLVVAGGLLISEAKNQDVTLLPVDSEHSAVFQTLLEKDREFLKRIIITASGGPFRKTPKKDLEKVTVADALCHPTWKMGEKITIDSATLMNKGFEIIEARWFFDMPAEKISIWVHPQSIVHSILEYVDGSFITHLSASDMKIPIAQALSYPERLDLGRPDASPDDLSDITFEKLDTDKFEAPAIAIECLRMGGTYPTVLNAANEVAVTAFLDETIKFTDIIPIVRETLERHDKLDSGCLDNILEADRWSRSTAGSIMESLLS; from the coding sequence TTGAAAAAAATATCCATACTCGGATCAACCGGCTCGATCGGGTCGCAGACCCTTGAAATAGTACGAAGATTTCCCGAAAGGTTCGAGGTAACGGGCCTTTGTGCGGGAAAAAACATTGATCTTCTTGCAGAACAGATAACGGAATTCGCCCCGAAGATCGTATCGGTTACCCGAAAGGACGACTCGGAACGACTCAGGAAAATCGCCGGTCCGAAAACACAGATATATTACGGAGACGAGGGAAATATCGCAGTTGCTACGGAAGGCGATTGCGATCTGGTTATATCCTCCATGGTAGGTTTCCCAGGGCTTCTGCCTACACTGTCTGCAATACGGGCCGGAAGAAACGTTGGTATAGCAAACAAAGAATCTCTTGTGGTCGCAGGAGGACTTCTTATTTCCGAGGCAAAAAACCAGGACGTCACACTCCTCCCCGTGGACAGCGAGCATAGCGCCGTTTTCCAGACGCTTCTTGAAAAGGACCGCGAATTTCTTAAACGGATCATTATAACGGCATCGGGTGGACCGTTTCGCAAAACCCCGAAAAAAGACCTGGAAAAGGTTACGGTCGCCGACGCCCTCTGCCACCCCACATGGAAAATGGGAGAGAAAATAACCATAGATTCGGCGACGCTGATGAACAAAGGGTTTGAAATTATAGAGGCGAGGTGGTTTTTTGACATGCCCGCCGAAAAAATATCAATTTGGGTACACCCCCAGAGCATTGTGCATTCAATCCTTGAATATGTTGACGGCTCGTTCATAACCCATCTTTCCGCCTCCGACATGAAAATACCGATAGCCCAAGCACTCTCCTATCCCGAGAGACTCGATCTCGGGCGCCCCGACGCCTCGCCGGACGACCTCTCGGACATCACGTTTGAGAAGCTAGACACAGATAAATTCGAGGCTCCCGCGATCGCAATTGAATGTCTCAGAATGGGCGGCACTTATCCAACCGTGCTAAACGCCGCGAATGAAGTGGCAGTAACGGCATTTCTTGACGAGACAATAAAATTCACCGATATAATCCCGATAGTCAGGGAAACTCTCGAGCGTCACGACAAACTTGACTCGGGATGTCTTGACAATATATTAGAGGCGGACAGGTGGTCTAGGAGCACCGCCGGTTCTATAATGGAGAGCCTTCTTTCTTAG
- a CDS encoding toll/interleukin-1 receptor domain-containing protein — translation MSTPEAFISYSWDDDDHKDWVAKLATELRNDGVDTILDQWHTVLGDQLPSFMEKEIRENDYVLIICTPNYKLKSDERKGGVGYEGDMMTAELLNKGNHRKFIPVLARGTWEESAPTWLKGKFYVDLSTEKMYRKNYPDLTATLLGTRHVAPPLRKSSQPVHSKPPADTLLNESVKILGVIVDEVTEPKLDGTRGSALYIVPFLLNRVPSLLWSEIFIDTWNRPPSFTTMHRPGIASVQGAKIILNGTTIEEVKRYHRDTLVDCVNVVNQEEKKLLERKRREQELRRQQVEEHRKRVKDASEDLSFD, via the coding sequence ATGAGCACACCAGAAGCATTTATTTCTTATTCATGGGATGATGACGATCATAAAGACTGGGTTGCCAAATTAGCTACTGAGCTTCGCAACGACGGGGTTGATACGATCTTGGATCAATGGCATACAGTCTTGGGTGATCAATTACCATCTTTCATGGAGAAAGAGATTCGAGAGAATGACTATGTATTAATCATCTGCACTCCAAATTATAAGTTGAAGTCAGATGAAAGGAAAGGCGGTGTAGGCTATGAGGGAGATATGATGACCGCTGAGTTGCTTAATAAAGGTAATCATCGCAAATTTATTCCTGTTCTTGCAAGAGGTACGTGGGAAGAATCCGCTCCGACATGGCTAAAGGGAAAATTCTACGTTGATCTGAGTACTGAGAAAATGTACAGAAAAAACTATCCCGATCTTACCGCTACATTGCTTGGAACACGACATGTTGCTCCACCACTACGAAAGTCGTCTCAACCTGTCCATTCGAAGCCACCTGCAGACACACTGCTTAACGAATCAGTAAAAATCCTTGGTGTTATTGTTGATGAGGTGACTGAACCAAAATTGGATGGTACCCGAGGCTCCGCACTTTACATTGTGCCGTTTCTACTTAACCGTGTTCCGTCATTGTTATGGTCCGAGATATTCATAGATACTTGGAATCGGCCACCAAGTTTTACCACCATGCATCGCCCGGGAATCGCAAGCGTACAGGGTGCGAAAATCATTCTGAATGGTACAACCATTGAAGAAGTTAAAAGGTATCACCGCGATACATTAGTTGACTGTGTTAATGTGGTAAATCAGGAAGAAAAAAAGCTTCTTGAGCGCAAGCGGAGAGAACAAGAGTTACGTCGCCAACAGGTGGAAGAACATCGTAAAAGAGTCAAAGACGCATCAGAAGACCTGTCCTTTGATTAG
- the uppS gene encoding polyprenyl diphosphate synthase — protein sequence MQKNRNISTPGPIPRHVVIIMDGNGRWAKRKNLDRMIGHREGIKSAKSVVRAAREIGIEYLTLYAFSAQNWKRPGGEVLALMDLLRQYLSNEGDKLLAQNTRLNAIGNLSNLPKDIRELLGRVMKMTEKCDSLTITLALSYGGREEIINAVNSIIEEGKKKPISEKDFQEYLYTSGLPEPDLLIRTGGEMRLSNFLLWQLAYAEIYVTKTLWPNFRRRHLLKAIANYRNRERRFGLTGEQIREKGR from the coding sequence ATGCAGAAAAACCGTAACATTTCCACACCGGGTCCTATCCCCAGACACGTTGTCATAATAATGGACGGCAACGGAAGATGGGCGAAGCGAAAGAATCTCGACAGGATGATCGGTCACAGGGAAGGAATAAAGTCTGCAAAATCGGTGGTCCGTGCCGCGCGGGAGATCGGGATAGAATATTTAACTCTTTACGCATTCTCCGCCCAAAACTGGAAGAGGCCGGGGGGAGAGGTTCTCGCCCTAATGGATCTTTTAAGGCAGTATCTCTCAAATGAAGGCGATAAGCTGCTTGCGCAGAACACCAGGCTAAACGCGATCGGTAATCTCTCGAACCTCCCCAAAGACATACGTGAGCTTCTCGGGCGCGTGATGAAAATGACGGAAAAGTGCGACTCCCTGACGATAACCCTGGCTCTTAGCTACGGGGGCAGGGAGGAGATAATCAACGCCGTGAACAGCATAATCGAGGAGGGAAAGAAAAAACCGATTTCCGAGAAGGATTTTCAGGAATATCTCTATACCTCCGGCCTGCCTGAACCGGATCTGCTCATAAGGACCGGGGGAGAAATGAGACTTTCAAACTTTCTGCTGTGGCAACTGGCCTATGCCGAAATATACGTCACGAAGACACTCTGGCCGAATTTCAGAAGAAGGCATCTGCTAAAGGCCATCGCCAATTACCGTAACAGGGAAAGAAGGTTCGGACTGACAGGAGAGCAGATACGGGAGAAAGGGCGCTAG
- a CDS encoding nuclear transport factor 2 family protein, translating to MAVEKDSEEILSINSLFYEALGTRNLELMGEIWVKDSRSGCVHPGWTALRNWEAIRQSWESVFDPEDQVDISISNVTVDISDNIAWVTCLQEMVYIKRDPVMFNLSQSTNIFEKQDGRWLMIFHHASPIPVRGYEPDKKTIQ from the coding sequence ATGGCCGTGGAGAAAGACAGCGAAGAAATACTCAGTATCAACAGCCTTTTTTACGAGGCTCTGGGGACCAGAAATCTGGAGCTGATGGGAGAGATTTGGGTAAAAGATTCAAGGTCTGGCTGCGTCCATCCGGGATGGACCGCTCTTCGCAACTGGGAAGCCATACGGCAGAGCTGGGAAAGCGTTTTTGATCCTGAGGATCAGGTTGACATCAGCATCTCAAACGTGACCGTGGATATAAGCGACAATATCGCCTGGGTTACCTGTCTTCAGGAGATGGTATACATAAAAAGGGATCCGGTCATGTTTAACCTCTCTCAGTCAACCAACATATTCGAGAAGCAGGACGGCAGATGGCTTATGATCTTTCATCATGCTTCGCCAATCCCCGTTCGGGGTTATGAACCGGATAAAAAGACCATACAGTAG
- the rseP gene encoding RIP metalloprotease RseP, with translation MTTILAFIFVIGILVFFHELGHFLLAKRSNIRVEKFSLGFGPKLVSFVRGETEYLISALPLGGYVKMYGEGKEDNVIVESVADTESPLASGDRITGIKGFSLEQYGSWEKLLYALKSDPHQEKELEVERDGKVYTLTVSGSALYNIEAYYEKDYHRGFSGKSLTDRFLVVIAGPAMNFIIPFFFMPLVFMFGISVSGYLEDPPDITYVRKDSPAHLSGFAAGDRILSINGKEVKDWKDVNVAVHSNPDSLLEFKVRTGSETRTLTLFAEAGSDGRVETGFARPIEATIAEVAEDRPAWRAGIRPGDSIKAIDGVEVTDWNHMSDIIAESRGKELDFTIERGEEKMHFRLAAEMQEDIERYIIGITPSTDRVLKKYGFFESLSRGIAEAARMTVEITILFFGFLFKLVTGKIALATAGKTVAGPLLIAKVSGDVAQSGISNLLQFTSLISINLALINLLPIPMLDGGHLLYLAIEKIKRKPLSIKTLEITQRIGFSFLIFIMAAALYNDIMRMREDIFSQFGRILDLFR, from the coding sequence ATGACTACTATTCTGGCTTTTATTTTCGTAATAGGAATTCTGGTCTTTTTTCATGAGCTGGGGCATTTTCTGCTCGCGAAAAGAAGCAATATCAGGGTCGAGAAGTTTTCTCTAGGTTTCGGCCCGAAACTCGTTTCTTTCGTAAGAGGCGAAACGGAATACCTGATTTCGGCCCTTCCCCTCGGCGGATACGTGAAGATGTACGGTGAGGGCAAGGAAGATAACGTAATTGTCGAAAGCGTTGCAGACACTGAGTCGCCACTTGCCTCAGGGGACAGAATTACCGGGATAAAAGGATTCAGTCTTGAGCAGTATGGAAGCTGGGAAAAGCTTCTCTATGCGCTAAAGTCAGACCCGCACCAGGAAAAAGAACTTGAAGTTGAAAGAGATGGGAAAGTCTACACTCTCACCGTCAGCGGTTCGGCCCTTTACAATATAGAGGCTTACTACGAAAAGGACTACCACAGGGGGTTTTCCGGCAAGTCTCTTACAGACAGATTCCTGGTGGTCATAGCTGGGCCCGCTATGAATTTCATAATTCCTTTTTTCTTCATGCCCCTTGTGTTCATGTTCGGCATAAGTGTCTCAGGTTATCTGGAAGATCCTCCTGACATAACTTACGTAAGGAAAGACTCTCCTGCCCATCTCTCGGGATTCGCCGCGGGTGACAGGATACTCAGCATAAACGGAAAAGAGGTCAAAGACTGGAAAGATGTGAACGTGGCTGTTCACTCAAATCCCGATTCGCTGCTTGAATTCAAGGTGAGAACCGGAAGCGAAACCAGGACTCTCACCCTTTTCGCCGAAGCCGGTTCCGATGGTAGGGTAGAAACCGGATTCGCAAGGCCCATAGAGGCAACCATAGCGGAGGTGGCTGAGGACCGCCCCGCCTGGAGAGCGGGGATACGTCCGGGAGACAGCATCAAGGCAATAGACGGCGTAGAGGTTACGGACTGGAACCATATGTCGGACATAATAGCCGAAAGCAGAGGCAAAGAACTTGATTTCACGATTGAACGTGGGGAAGAGAAAATGCATTTTCGCCTGGCGGCGGAAATGCAAGAAGACATCGAACGCTACATAATCGGCATCACCCCAAGCACAGACAGGGTGCTTAAAAAATACGGTTTCTTTGAATCGCTTAGCAGGGGAATAGCAGAAGCGGCGCGTATGACAGTTGAGATCACCATTCTTTTCTTCGGATTCCTGTTCAAGCTCGTAACAGGAAAAATAGCGCTTGCGACAGCGGGAAAAACGGTAGCGGGACCGCTCCTGATAGCGAAGGTGTCGGGAGATGTCGCTCAAAGCGGCATATCGAACCTCCTTCAGTTCACCTCGCTTATAAGCATAAACCTCGCGCTGATAAACCTCCTCCCGATACCGATGCTCGACGGAGGACATCTGCTTTATCTGGCGATTGAGAAAATAAAAAGAAAACCGCTCAGCATAAAAACCCTAGAGATAACCCAGCGAATCGGGTTTTCCTTTCTGATTTTCATCATGGCGGCGGCACTGTATAACGACATTATGAGGATGCGCGAAGACATATTCTCGCAGTTCGGCAGAATTTTAGACCTTTTCCGGTAA